From Camelina sativa cultivar DH55 chromosome 20, Cs, whole genome shotgun sequence, the proteins below share one genomic window:
- the LOC104769941 gene encoding glutamine synthetase cytosolic isozyme 1-4 isoform X1, translated as MSALADLINLDLSDSTDQIIAEYIWIGGSGLDMRSKARTLSGPVKDPSELPKWNYDGSSTGQAPGDDSEVILYPQAIFKDPFRRGNNILVMCDAYTPAGEPIPTNKRHAAAKIFSDPNVVAEVTWYGIEQEYTLLQKDIKWPVGWPVGGFPGPQGPYYCGVGADKAFGRDIVDSHYKACLYAGINVSGTNGEVMPGQWEFQVGPTVGIAAADQVWVARFILERITELAGVVLSLDPKPIPGDWNGAGAHTNYSTKSMREDGGYEVIKKAIEKLGLRHKEHIAAYGEGNERRLTGKHETADINTFLWGVANRGASIRVGRDTEKDGKGYFEDRRPASNMDPYTVTSMIAESTILWKP; from the exons GATTGGTGGATCAGGCTTGGATATGAGAAGCAAAGCAAGG ACTTTGTCGGGACCAGTGAAAGATCCATCGGAGTTGCCGAAATGGAACTATGATGGTTCTAGCACCGGCCAAGCTCCTGGCGATGACAGTGAAGTCATCCTCTA CCCTCAAGCTATCTTCAAAGACCCCTTCAGGAGAGGCAACAACATCCTT GTGATGTGTGACGCGTATACACCAGCCGGTGAACCGATTCCCACTAACAAAAGGCATGCAGCAGCCAAGATCTTTAGCGATCCCAACGTTGTCGCCGAAGTAACATG GTATGGAATTGAGCAAGAGTATACTTTGCTGCAAAAGGATATTAAGTGGCCCGTAGGTTGGCCAGTCGGCGGCTTCCCAGGTCCTCAG GGACCATACTACTGTGGAGTTGGAGCAGACAAAGCTTTTGGAAGAGACATCGTGGATTCTCATTACAAAGCTTGTCTTTACGCCGGAATCAATGTCAGTGGCACCAACGGCGAAGTCATGCCTGGCCAG TGGGAGTTTCAAGTCGGTCCTACCGTTGGCATTGCTGCCGCCGATCAGGTCTGGGTCGCTCGTTTCATCCTCGAg AGGATCACAGAACTTGCTGGAGTTGTTCTGTCTTTAGACCCTAAACCAATTCCG GGAGATTGGAATGGTGCAGGAGCACACACAAATTAcag TACGAAGTCAATGAGAGAAGATGGAGGGTACGAGGTCATCAAGAAAGCCATAGAGAAGCTTGGATTGCGTCACAAGGAACACATTGCTGCTTATGGTGAAGGCAACGAGCGTCGTCTCACAGGAAAACATGAGACCGCCGATATCAACACTTTCTTATGG GGTGTGGCAAACCGTGGGGCATCGATTAGGGTTGGCCGTGACACTGAGAAGGATGGAAAAGGATACTTTGAAGATCGTAGGCCAGCTTCGAACATGGATCCTTACACTGTGACCTCCATGATTGCTGAatccacaatcctttggaaacCTTGA
- the LOC104769941 gene encoding glutamine synthetase cytosolic isozyme 1-4 isoform X2, with the protein MSALADLINLDLSDSTDQIIAEYIWIGGSGLDMRSKARTLSGPVKDPSELPKWNYDGSSTGQAPGDDSEVILYPQAIFKDPFRRGNNILVMCDAYTPAGEPIPTNKRHAAAKIFSDPNVVAEVTWYGIEQEYTLLQKDIKWPVGWPVGGFPGPQGPYYCGVGADKAFGRDIVDSHYKACLYAGINVSGTNGEVMPGQWEFQVGPTVGIAAADQVWVARFILERITELAGVVLSLDPKPIPGDWNGAGAHTNYRMEKDTLKIVGQLRTWILTL; encoded by the exons GATTGGTGGATCAGGCTTGGATATGAGAAGCAAAGCAAGG ACTTTGTCGGGACCAGTGAAAGATCCATCGGAGTTGCCGAAATGGAACTATGATGGTTCTAGCACCGGCCAAGCTCCTGGCGATGACAGTGAAGTCATCCTCTA CCCTCAAGCTATCTTCAAAGACCCCTTCAGGAGAGGCAACAACATCCTT GTGATGTGTGACGCGTATACACCAGCCGGTGAACCGATTCCCACTAACAAAAGGCATGCAGCAGCCAAGATCTTTAGCGATCCCAACGTTGTCGCCGAAGTAACATG GTATGGAATTGAGCAAGAGTATACTTTGCTGCAAAAGGATATTAAGTGGCCCGTAGGTTGGCCAGTCGGCGGCTTCCCAGGTCCTCAG GGACCATACTACTGTGGAGTTGGAGCAGACAAAGCTTTTGGAAGAGACATCGTGGATTCTCATTACAAAGCTTGTCTTTACGCCGGAATCAATGTCAGTGGCACCAACGGCGAAGTCATGCCTGGCCAG TGGGAGTTTCAAGTCGGTCCTACCGTTGGCATTGCTGCCGCCGATCAGGTCTGGGTCGCTCGTTTCATCCTCGAg AGGATCACAGAACTTGCTGGAGTTGTTCTGTCTTTAGACCCTAAACCAATTCCG GGAGATTGGAATGGTGCAGGAGCACACACAAATTAcag GATGGAAAAGGATACTTTGAAGATCGTAGGCCAGCTTCGAACATGGATCCTTACACTGTGA